Proteins encoded together in one Hevea brasiliensis isolate MT/VB/25A 57/8 chromosome 16, ASM3005281v1, whole genome shotgun sequence window:
- the LOC131174577 gene encoding uncharacterized protein LOC131174577, translating to MGDLKSVAKARLELEELYLGIPDDSVNLTFQDLANVKENANIAEKKKSTTMETIQEGNKSHVKQASPPNRLPSLDFKLGLQESKNHHAHHHLDDADYEGHKFECHRSPGKHHHHHRLHHDVDGMHVSRGHHRYGYDDHHPSHHRHAEFKHAVENSGAYDDMSIMSMNSTYQERGGRSRRPGIPHSNICAVCSTYIYIFRNRCLVCGRVYCKTCVSIGMGDMTEGRKCIQCLGKKFSHRYIERAGKVGCCSRHPSSVKQAELRWAEKGPRITGEKAYGHSTMVSRSRSPMNPRIPTRPHVNNSPPSFVSSSSTYSPYSANHHHLPL from the exons ATGGGGGACTTGAAATCGGTGGCAAAGGCGAGACTGGAGCTTGAAGAACTATATCTGGGAATCCCAGATGATTCAGTGAACCTGACATTTCAAGACCTAGCAAATGTTAAAGAAAATGCAAATATAGCAGAAAAGAAGAAATCCACAACCATGGAAACCATTCAAGAAGGCAATAAATCTCACGTGAAGCAAGCTTCTCCTCCTAACAGATTACCTAGTCTTGACTTTAAACTAGGTTTACAAGAATCCAAGAATCATCATGCTCATCATCACCTTGACGATGCTGATTATGAAGGACACAAGTTTGAGTGCCACAGAAGTCCTGGaaaacaccaccaccaccaccgtcTCCACCATGATGTGGATGGCATGCATGTCTCACGTGGACATCATCGATATGGTTATGATGATCATCATCCAAGCCATCATAGGCATGCAGAGTTTAAACATGCAGTGGAGAATAGCGGGGCATATGATGATATGAGCATAATGAGCATGAATTCTACGTATCAAGAAAGAGGTGGAAGATCTCGCCGGCCGGGGATCCCTCACTCAAATATTTGCGCCGTTTGCTCTACTTACATCTATATTTTTAGAAATCGTTGCTTG GTATGTGGAAGGGTGTACTGCAAGACATGTGTAAGCATCGGAATGGGAGACATGACAGAAGGAAGAAAATGCATCCAATGCTTGGGGAAAAAATTCAGCCATAG GTACATAGAAAGGGCAGGAAAAGTAGGGTGTTGTTCAAGGCATCCAAGCTCAGTGAAGCAAGCAGAGCTTAGATGGGCAGAGAAAGGACCTAGGATAACTGGGGAGAAAGCTTATGGTCACAGCACCATGGTGTCAAGATCAAGAAGCCCTATGAACCCAAGAATCCCAACTAGGCCACATGTTAACAATAGCCCTCCCTCTTTTGTCTCCTCCTCGTCAACTTATTCCCCTTATTCTGCTAATCATCACCACCTCCCATTATAA